DNA sequence from the Candidatus Aegiribacteria sp. genome:
TTAGAAAATCCCTTACTCCGATGGCGCCTTTCCAGTCGATTTCGGGATGCTCATTCATCAAGGATCTTCCACCATATTTCTCAAAGCGTTTAAGGTTCTCTCCAATGGTGATAAGCATGAGGGCGATTCCATCGAGCCTGTCAATTCCATCATCATCTTTGAGAAAATCACCGGGAATCTGAATACTGCTGAAGCGACGCTCAACTTTATTGATACTCTCCAGAATCTGTTCAGAAATGTCTTTCAGCAGTTCTAAATCAGACATACACCACCTCCCGCTCAATCCGCTTCTTCAGTAAAGCGTTCATAGAGGTTCTGTAAC
Encoded proteins:
- a CDS encoding DUF86 domain-containing protein — translated: MSDLELLKDISEQILESINKVERRFSSIQIPGDFLKDDDGIDRLDGIALMLITIGENLKRFEKYGGRSLMNEHPEIDWKGAIGVRDFLSHHYFDLDAELIYNICEDHISDLRSAIKGILVRLREKLNN